In Methanosarcina barkeri MS, a single window of DNA contains:
- a CDS encoding triphosphoribosyl-dephospho-CoA synthase, which yields MNPINNGFTCQIPELAEKNPQISNLIARCAQLAMLLEVSASPKPGNVDREHNYPDTCFEHFIASSVGVYPVLELAARSRNGIGALIRSAVCESSAWQKGGNTHFGAFLLLIPLSMAAGELFDSCGKAPYKLLPDEFEALAAHAHAFVQATDSEDAVEFYRAFEVAGVRVNSVDEFSLGDPKSTDKLRDQDVTLYELMDIARGYDLIANEWVTGFGSCLEGAKCITEFMQAQNPGAENSVSNCSGTGINEAVVYTFLKLLSRHRDTFIETKFDKDTADYVSSRAGEILSAWEEASGNTESLGNTTRNFAVLLPAVQEFDSELLKKRINPGSTADIIIAGLFIALLGGLRF from the coding sequence ATGAATCCCATTAATAATGGTTTTACCTGCCAGATACCTGAACTGGCAGAAAAAAACCCACAGATTTCAAATCTTATTGCCCGTTGCGCCCAGCTTGCTATGTTACTTGAGGTCTCGGCTTCTCCAAAGCCAGGAAACGTCGATAGGGAACATAATTATCCTGACACCTGCTTTGAGCATTTTATAGCGTCTTCAGTAGGCGTTTACCCCGTCCTTGAGCTGGCTGCAAGAAGCAGGAACGGGATAGGCGCACTTATCAGAAGTGCCGTTTGCGAAAGTTCTGCTTGGCAAAAAGGAGGAAATACTCATTTCGGTGCCTTTCTGCTACTTATTCCTCTTTCAATGGCTGCAGGCGAACTATTCGACTCCTGTGGAAAAGCCCCTTATAAGCTCTTACCAGATGAATTCGAAGCCCTTGCTGCACATGCACATGCTTTTGTTCAGGCAACAGATAGTGAGGACGCTGTAGAGTTCTACAGGGCTTTCGAAGTGGCAGGAGTGAGAGTTAACAGCGTGGATGAATTCAGCCTTGGAGACCCCAAATCAACAGACAAATTAAGGGATCAGGACGTTACCCTTTACGAACTTATGGATATTGCCAGGGGATATGACCTGATTGCAAATGAATGGGTTACAGGCTTCGGAAGCTGCCTTGAAGGAGCAAAATGCATAACAGAGTTCATGCAGGCTCAAAATCCGGGAGCTGAGAACTCAGTTTCGAACTGTTCAGGCACAGGTATTAACGAAGCCGTTGTGTATACCTTTCTGAAATTGCTGTCCCGGCACAGGGATACCTTCATCGAGACCAAATTTGATAAAGATACTGCGGACTATGTTTCCTCAAGAGCAGGCGAGATTCTCTCGGCCTGGGAGGAGGCTTCAGGTAATACTGAATCTTTAGGTAATACCACCAGAAACTTTGCAGTTCTGCTTCCTGCTGTACAGGAGTTTGACTCCGAACTTCTCAAAAAGAGAATCAACCCGGGTTCAACAGCCGATATCATCATAGCCGGGCTTTTCATTGCCCTTCTGGGGGGACTGCGCTTTTGA
- a CDS encoding ABC transporter ATP-binding protein: MKPHSRSTLLERNKSLERNPLLERNPLLERNKSLERNPLLERNVLLEVRDLEVSFQGLETVNVLSGISFLIKDSETLALVGETGCGKSVVAHTIMNLLPPESRVKGNIEFRGKNLLGMHEREMAKIRGKEIAIIFQNPSIALNPVYSIGHQLAEPIYVHQREKKKTALSRVALALKRMGFANFSECMNYYPSWCSGGMNQRFLIAASTILNPALLIADEPSKGLDKKCIVELEAELGNLKMERNSALLLISHDLEFVQRLADRIAVMYAGEIVEIADPSSLFENPLHPYTRGLLNSLPEKGFIPIPGFSPSLSSLPSGCRFHPRCPLREKRCTQIHPEIKETGQRTVRCFLSP; the protein is encoded by the coding sequence ATGAAACCCCATTCCAGGAGCACATTGCTTGAAAGGAATAAATCGCTTGAAAGAAATCCATTGCTTGAAAGAAATCCATTGCTTGAAAGGAATAAATCGCTTGAAAGGAATCCATTGCTTGAAAGGAACGTATTGCTTGAAGTAAGGGACCTTGAGGTCTCATTTCAGGGACTAGAAACCGTAAACGTACTTTCGGGAATTTCTTTCTTGATTAAAGATAGTGAAACTCTGGCCCTTGTAGGAGAGACTGGATGCGGAAAATCTGTCGTCGCACATACAATTATGAACCTCCTGCCCCCTGAGTCAAGGGTAAAAGGGAATATAGAATTCAGGGGAAAAAACCTGCTAGGAATGCACGAAAGGGAAATGGCAAAGATTAGAGGAAAAGAGATTGCTATTATTTTTCAGAACCCCTCAATTGCCCTTAACCCTGTGTATTCCATAGGTCACCAGCTTGCAGAACCCATATATGTGCACCAGAGAGAAAAGAAAAAGACGGCACTTTCCAGAGTTGCATTAGCCCTGAAACGTATGGGTTTTGCGAACTTCTCCGAGTGCATGAACTACTACCCCTCATGGTGCTCAGGCGGGATGAACCAGCGCTTTTTGATTGCTGCGTCGACTATACTTAATCCTGCACTCCTTATAGCAGACGAACCCAGCAAAGGACTTGACAAAAAATGCATAGTAGAACTGGAAGCTGAACTTGGAAATCTGAAAATGGAACGAAATAGTGCCCTGCTTCTAATAAGCCATGACCTTGAATTTGTTCAGAGGCTTGCAGACAGAATTGCCGTTATGTATGCAGGGGAAATTGTCGAAATCGCCGATCCTTCAAGCCTTTTTGAGAACCCTTTACACCCTTACACCAGAGGTCTCCTGAACAGCCTGCCTGAGAAAGGCTTTATTCCCATACCAGGTTTTTCCCCGTCTCTTAGTAGCCTTCCTTCGGGCTGCAGGTTCCACCCGAGGTGCCCTTTAAGGGAAAAGCGCTGCACTCAAATCCATCCCGAAATTAAAGAAACTGGTCAAAGGACTGTGAGGTGTTTTCTATCTCCCTGA
- a CDS encoding dihydromethanopterin reductase (acceptor) produces MSFQRIAWGITGAGHFLDRSYQVFKEIKLRNPEVSVNTFISRAGEEVLRMYGLEQKLVKISGGDYLEEIFRESEQGSSSPKVGRFGLDRYDALFVTPATSNTVSKIAYGIADSLVTNAVAQAVKGRVPVYIVPVDIEGSIISEMPYNIDRKQCRHCEDCPPRENCPHGAITEKNGFTDQIDLLKCKGCGICKELCPYKAIKGGPVEVLVRDVDMRNVEIVKSLQGITVLESPEKILDFF; encoded by the coding sequence ATGAGTTTTCAGAGAATCGCATGGGGCATTACAGGTGCCGGGCATTTCCTGGACCGCAGTTACCAGGTTTTTAAGGAAATCAAGCTCCGAAACCCTGAAGTTTCCGTAAACACATTTATTTCCAGGGCTGGAGAGGAGGTACTGCGCATGTACGGGCTTGAGCAAAAGCTTGTTAAAATCTCCGGCGGGGACTACCTCGAAGAAATCTTCCGGGAAAGCGAGCAGGGTTCGAGTTCTCCTAAGGTCGGACGCTTCGGTCTTGACCGATATGACGCCCTATTTGTCACGCCTGCAACCTCAAACACGGTTTCGAAAATCGCTTATGGAATTGCGGATTCCCTTGTTACCAATGCCGTTGCCCAGGCTGTAAAAGGAAGAGTGCCTGTTTATATTGTGCCTGTAGATATTGAAGGTTCAATCATATCAGAAATGCCCTATAATATCGACCGAAAACAGTGTAGACATTGCGAAGACTGTCCTCCAAGAGAAAACTGCCCTCATGGAGCAATAACTGAGAAAAACGGTTTCACAGACCAGATAGACCTTCTTAAGTGCAAAGGCTGCGGGATCTGCAAGGAACTCTGCCCTTATAAAGCTATCAAAGGCGGGCCTGTGGAAGTCCTGGTCCGGGATGTGGATATGCGCAACGTTGAGATCGTAAAAAGCTTGCAGGGAATTACCGTGCTTGAAAGCCCTGAAAAGATTCTGGATTTCTTTTGA
- a CDS encoding ABC transporter ATP-binding protein: protein MFSISLRADSISKTYGKGLLSKGKCIFREVSFEIRSGETFGLMGPSGEGKSTLGRVIAGLEKPTYGTVYYGSSPLPEMNKTEHITFRRKVQIMFQDPTGAFNPRKKIGSSVFDVLKLLQIPHIEHASKTKEMLMTIGLPEEVLSRYPSQLSGGQLQRLELGRILLLEPEYIVLDEPTSALDVSVQAQTLHMLKKVQAEKSIGYLLISHDEAVIRFMSDSCGLLENRQLRLID from the coding sequence GTGTTTTCTATCTCCCTGAGAGCAGACAGCATATCAAAGACATACGGAAAAGGCCTGTTAAGCAAGGGAAAATGTATTTTCCGAGAAGTTTCTTTTGAGATTAGGTCTGGAGAGACCTTTGGATTGATGGGGCCTTCCGGGGAAGGAAAAAGCACTCTGGGGAGAGTTATTGCCGGGCTTGAGAAGCCCACATACGGTACTGTGTACTATGGGAGTTCTCCACTTCCTGAAATGAATAAAACCGAACATATAACTTTTCGCCGTAAGGTCCAGATAATGTTTCAAGACCCTACGGGCGCTTTTAACCCGAGGAAAAAAATAGGAAGTTCAGTTTTCGATGTCCTGAAACTCCTCCAAATTCCTCATATAGAACATGCCTCAAAAACAAAAGAGATGCTTATGACCATAGGCCTTCCAGAAGAGGTGCTTTCTCGCTATCCTTCGCAGCTATCAGGAGGCCAACTACAGCGCCTTGAACTTGGCCGAATTCTCCTGCTCGAACCTGAATATATCGTACTTGACGAGCCAACTTCAGCTCTGGATGTCTCGGTTCAAGCTCAGACCCTGCACATGCTTAAAAAAGTTCAGGCCGAGAAGAGTATAGGCTATCTCCTGATCTCTCATGATGAAGCTGTTATCCGTTTCATGTCAGACAGCTGCGGATTGCTTGAGAACAGGCAGTTGAGATTAATTGATTGA
- a CDS encoding ABC transporter permease yields the protein MNQSDCTDIPCMKEASIEGFSEKQSEAYNFEFPKKTSFWIFQKQKGFQGLFNWIGVLLFVLFIFMALFPSIFAPYAPEERFMPYEAPSEEHLLGTNDIGNDVLSELMFGARISMTVGFMAALISTLIGTALGLCSGYFRGIIDELLMGFTDVILVIPKIPLIIVLGAFLRPSIWILIAILGLLSWESTARVTRSKTLQLREAGYVKSAQCMGFSSYHIMKSDIFPNIIHVLFPKFMLATASAMISEASLSFLGLGDVSMKSWGMMLSFAFSQGGFIREMWWWYMPPGICITLCVLSIASIGFGLEAKEEEHSREGVNTL from the coding sequence ATGAATCAATCTGACTGTACTGACATTCCTTGCATGAAAGAAGCGAGCATTGAAGGTTTTTCTGAAAAACAATCCGAAGCTTACAACTTCGAATTTCCAAAAAAAACTTCTTTCTGGATTTTTCAGAAACAGAAAGGTTTCCAGGGACTATTTAACTGGATAGGTGTTCTTCTCTTTGTGCTTTTCATTTTTATGGCTCTTTTTCCTTCAATTTTTGCTCCTTATGCCCCAGAAGAGCGTTTCATGCCTTACGAAGCCCCTTCGGAAGAACACCTGCTTGGGACAAATGACATAGGAAATGATGTCCTTTCAGAACTGATGTTTGGGGCAAGGATCTCAATGACAGTAGGTTTTATGGCAGCCTTGATCTCAACTCTCATCGGGACTGCGTTAGGTCTCTGTTCAGGCTATTTCAGAGGGATCATTGATGAGCTGTTAATGGGCTTTACTGATGTTATCCTTGTTATCCCCAAAATCCCTCTTATTATAGTCCTTGGAGCATTTCTGAGGCCGAGTATCTGGATCCTGATAGCCATATTGGGGCTTCTTTCCTGGGAATCCACTGCCAGAGTCACCCGTTCAAAGACTTTACAGCTCAGGGAAGCAGGTTACGTAAAAAGTGCCCAGTGTATGGGTTTTTCCTCTTACCACATCATGAAATCAGATATATTCCCAAACATTATCCACGTCCTGTTTCCCAAGTTCATGCTGGCAACTGCGTCGGCAATGATTTCTGAGGCATCTCTTTCTTTCCTGGGACTTGGCGACGTAAGCATGAAAAGCTGGGGGATGATGCTTTCTTTTGCTTTTTCTCAAGGTGGTTTTATTCGGGAAATGTGGTGGTGGTATATGCCTCCAGGGATCTGTATCACCCTCTGTGTACTGTCTATCGCGTCGATAGGTTTCGGGCTTGAAGCAAAGGAAGAAGAACACTCCAGAGAAGGTGTAAACACGCTATGA
- a CDS encoding methanogenesis marker 9 domain-containing protein, which produces MSDCLFDLHIGYVRFKNPIALAPMAGIVDSAFANQYASNAGLVILGAFNLDKASIAVASALVARGRKEFISDEPMELIKKEIRAVTSGSAIAVNVRSTTLEPLIEAAKIVKEEGAILELNAHCRQPEMLEAGMGEALLHDLPRLSAWIKAIKETGVVLSVKVRANVVNDIELARLIDKAGADIIHVDAGMEDFGADLDTILNYRDATRLFLIGNNSVKDFESAKEMFTRGANMVSAARGVLENSGLIQELVENVTSYQQSIGWYNAPKHVCSEGDFRGLAFCCLPVKPCPVHEKFRKLGYTAEEFARTKFDFAKGTMLEYGEDTCFGSLVWCCKITKPCWIRDGVLNTIGLSDVEYMKLKKQLAEYVLDHARIPVNESH; this is translated from the coding sequence ATGAGTGATTGTCTGTTCGATTTGCATATTGGATATGTTCGTTTTAAAAACCCGATTGCACTGGCGCCTATGGCAGGAATTGTCGATAGTGCTTTTGCCAACCAGTATGCAAGCAATGCCGGGCTGGTAATTCTTGGAGCCTTTAACCTGGATAAAGCTTCAATAGCTGTTGCTTCAGCCCTCGTAGCCCGGGGTAGAAAAGAGTTCATTTCCGATGAACCGATGGAGCTTATAAAAAAGGAAATCCGGGCAGTAACGTCCGGAAGTGCCATAGCGGTAAATGTAAGGAGTACTACACTTGAACCCCTCATTGAAGCTGCAAAAATAGTCAAAGAAGAAGGAGCAATCCTTGAGTTAAATGCTCACTGCAGGCAGCCCGAAATGCTCGAAGCCGGGATGGGAGAAGCTCTTCTCCACGACCTTCCAAGGCTTTCGGCATGGATCAAAGCGATAAAGGAAACCGGAGTTGTGCTTTCAGTAAAAGTAAGGGCAAACGTGGTAAATGATATCGAACTTGCAAGGCTTATCGATAAGGCAGGTGCGGATATCATACACGTTGATGCCGGAATGGAAGACTTCGGTGCCGATCTTGATACAATTCTTAATTACAGAGACGCTACAAGGCTCTTCCTGATCGGAAACAATTCGGTCAAGGACTTTGAGTCAGCAAAAGAGATGTTTACCCGAGGAGCCAATATGGTCTCCGCTGCCAGGGGTGTCCTTGAAAATTCCGGGCTTATACAGGAACTGGTAGAAAACGTTACCTCTTACCAGCAGTCAATAGGCTGGTATAATGCCCCCAAGCACGTTTGCAGCGAAGGGGACTTCAGGGGACTAGCTTTCTGCTGCCTGCCTGTAAAACCCTGTCCTGTACATGAAAAGTTCCGAAAACTTGGATATACGGCAGAGGAGTTTGCCAGGACAAAGTTTGACTTTGCGAAAGGCACAATGCTGGAATACGGAGAGGACACATGCTTTGGAAGCCTTGTCTGGTGTTGTAAAATCACCAAGCCCTGCTGGATCAGAGACGGAGTGTTAAACACAATTGGTCTCTCTGACGTAGAATACATGAAGCTTAAAAAGCAACTGGCAGAATACGTACTGGATCATGCCAGAATTCCGGTAAATGAATCCCATTAA
- a CDS encoding ABC transporter permease: MSEIVRKVIRYFASLMLIIVINFTLPRIMPGDPVKNLIGEDFYVSEEVMEELRAELGLNLPLSQQFTSYLSSLLHLDLGYSYHLHAPVAEILLNKMSWTLIFVGVSVVIGSLLGCFFGALAGWKPERKASHFTGFIFVVLSCIPPYFLALLTLYIFSFKLGFFPSKGFYDTPEIGSVLHHLFLPICVMSVFSASRNFLVMRGSVIQEKEQLYALYARAKGLYNNDILFRHIIKNASLPIITLLALDFGFLFSGALFIEIIFSLNGMGVMIYNAIMGKDYPLLQGAFLVIALTVLLANIFADLLYALIDPRVRGGLDESI, translated from the coding sequence ATGTCAGAAATAGTAAGAAAAGTAATCAGGTATTTTGCCTCGTTGATGCTGATAATCGTCATCAACTTTACCCTTCCAAGAATCATGCCTGGAGATCCGGTAAAAAACCTGATTGGTGAAGACTTTTATGTTTCAGAAGAAGTGATGGAAGAACTACGAGCAGAACTGGGGCTTAATCTGCCCCTTTCCCAGCAGTTCACCTCCTATCTCTCCAGCCTCCTGCACCTTGACCTGGGGTATTCCTATCACCTCCATGCTCCTGTAGCAGAGATCCTTCTGAATAAGATGAGCTGGACACTGATTTTCGTAGGGGTATCAGTGGTTATCGGGTCCTTGCTTGGATGTTTTTTCGGTGCCCTTGCAGGCTGGAAACCGGAAAGAAAAGCAAGTCATTTTACCGGTTTCATTTTTGTGGTGCTCTCCTGTATCCCACCTTACTTTCTTGCCCTTCTGACCCTCTATATCTTTTCTTTTAAACTGGGGTTCTTTCCCTCCAAAGGCTTTTATGACACCCCTGAAATAGGAAGTGTGCTGCATCACCTTTTCTTACCTATCTGTGTAATGTCTGTCTTTTCAGCGTCCAGAAACTTTCTGGTCATGCGGGGAAGCGTAATTCAGGAAAAGGAGCAGCTTTATGCTCTGTATGCCAGAGCAAAAGGCCTGTACAATAACGATATACTTTTCAGGCATATCATAAAAAATGCCTCTCTCCCGATAATTACCCTGCTTGCCCTGGATTTTGGTTTTCTCTTCAGCGGGGCACTGTTTATAGAAATCATCTTTTCCTTAAACGGGATGGGGGTCATGATATACAATGCGATAATGGGAAAAGATTATCCTCTGCTTCAAGGAGCATTTCTGGTAATTGCCCTTACCGTTCTGCTAGCAAATATATTTGCTGACCTGCTCTATGCCTTAATTGATCCCAGAGTAAGAGGAGGCCTGGATGAATCAATCTGA
- a CDS encoding DUF447 domain-containing protein codes for MTGFSPERRINGSESSAFDSIDLYSFGIREGISETIITTGLESPNAAPIGIIVKNGRTFVRLFKGTHTWENVSKEKYLAANVVYDPLLLVRSTFFDLDPSEFDYVTVHGLSFPILKKALTWVVFECTDLKSTDHALVADLIPVKAGFNEANWKSLPVPNRGFNAVLEATVHATRYQLTGDEKYLKLIRHYESLASKCGGENEKKAMKLLYEVLEL; via the coding sequence TTGACCGGATTTTCTCCTGAACGTAGAATAAACGGAAGCGAATCGTCAGCTTTTGACTCTATCGATTTATATTCCTTTGGGATCAGGGAAGGCATTTCCGAAACAATAATTACCACTGGTCTGGAATCCCCCAATGCTGCCCCTATCGGAATAATCGTAAAAAATGGAAGAACTTTTGTCCGGCTTTTCAAAGGCACCCACACCTGGGAAAATGTCTCAAAAGAAAAGTATCTTGCCGCAAACGTAGTGTATGATCCTCTGCTCCTTGTGCGTTCGACTTTTTTCGATCTGGATCCCTCCGAATTTGACTATGTGACTGTCCATGGGCTCAGTTTTCCAATCCTTAAAAAAGCTTTAACCTGGGTCGTTTTCGAATGTACTGATCTTAAGAGTACAGATCATGCTCTTGTGGCCGACCTTATTCCTGTAAAAGCAGGTTTCAATGAAGCTAACTGGAAAAGCTTGCCTGTACCCAACAGGGGATTCAACGCAGTGCTTGAGGCGACTGTCCATGCAACCCGCTATCAGCTTACAGGGGACGAAAAATATCTCAAACTGATCCGCCATTATGAATCACTGGCTTCTAAGTGCGGGGGAGAAAACGAGAAAAAAGCTATGAAATTGCTTTATGAGGTACTGGAGCTGTGA
- a CDS encoding geranylgeranyl reductase family protein, which yields MYDLIIIGGGPSGASAGRRAGKLGLNTLLLEKEEFPRYKPCGGGLSAHAISYLDFKLPQDIIEWEVTGVKAIFKDQSVNVHKDHRIFALVSRNKFDNFLLEKAKETEIEVHTGEKALCCREMPDCIEVDTRQGTYQAKFAIIAEGAQGIVKTCVRPTDNKNEYGICLVTEVPANEREIEERLGKSLELHFGIARGGYGWIFPHKTYYSVGIGGVVKDFTHPKESMLNFLKDNGFSGEYKLHGHKIPWGGIKRKVVGSRVLLSGDAAGFVDASSGEGLAYAIRSGQLAASVLAEICQQRGKLKDLHKYESICKTEFGTHLKYSRIFSKLIHSFPERSFKMFIDNREILDKYLEVMDFKIDYKDYLRWSLLNFKLR from the coding sequence ATGTATGACCTGATAATAATTGGCGGAGGACCTTCAGGAGCCTCGGCTGGAAGAAGAGCAGGAAAACTTGGTCTTAATACTTTGCTGCTTGAAAAAGAAGAATTTCCCAGATACAAGCCCTGCGGAGGTGGACTTTCAGCTCATGCTATTTCTTACCTTGACTTCAAGCTTCCTCAAGATATTATTGAATGGGAAGTTACAGGGGTAAAGGCTATTTTCAAGGATCAATCAGTCAACGTACATAAGGATCATCGGATATTTGCGCTCGTATCCAGAAACAAATTTGACAACTTCCTTCTTGAAAAAGCAAAAGAAACAGAAATTGAAGTCCATACAGGAGAAAAAGCTCTGTGCTGTAGGGAAATGCCTGATTGCATTGAAGTAGATACCAGGCAGGGTACATACCAGGCAAAATTTGCGATAATTGCAGAAGGCGCCCAGGGAATTGTCAAAACCTGTGTGCGGCCAACGGACAATAAAAACGAATATGGAATTTGCCTTGTCACTGAAGTCCCTGCCAACGAAAGAGAAATTGAAGAACGCCTCGGAAAATCCTTAGAACTGCATTTTGGAATTGCAAGAGGAGGATACGGCTGGATTTTTCCTCATAAAACCTATTATTCCGTTGGAATTGGTGGGGTTGTTAAGGACTTCACACATCCTAAAGAGTCCATGCTTAACTTCCTTAAGGATAATGGTTTTTCCGGAGAGTATAAACTTCACGGGCATAAAATTCCCTGGGGAGGAATTAAAAGAAAAGTGGTGGGCTCAAGGGTTCTTCTAAGCGGAGATGCTGCCGGGTTTGTAGATGCTTCTTCAGGTGAGGGACTTGCCTATGCCATTAGATCAGGGCAGCTTGCCGCCAGCGTACTTGCTGAGATTTGTCAGCAGAGAGGAAAGCTAAAAGATCTTCATAAATACGAATCTATTTGTAAGACAGAATTCGGGACTCATCTTAAGTATTCTCGTATTTTTTCCAAATTAATCCATAGTTTCCCAGAAAGATCTTTCAAAATGTTTATAGACAATAGAGAAATCCTGGACAAATATCTTGAGGTTATGGATTTCAAGATTGATTATAAAGATTACTTGCGCTGGTCCCTCCTGAATTTCAAACTCAGGTAA
- a CDS encoding geranylgeranyl reductase family protein, giving the protein MYDLIIVGGGPSGASAGQTAGKRGLSTLLIEKENFPRYKPCGGAISSYCLSCLDFELPESIIERNIPKVRVHFRDRFVEGMKENNLALLVSRKVFDNFLLDKARETGIEVHTEEEVLDLVEKEDCVEVRTTDNTYLGRFVLISEGSGGTLKYKVRPKDKKTGYGLGLVSEIPDDDEAIRNRFPDTIEIHFGVAHGGYGWIFPHDGYYSVGIIGTAQYLEHPKKILLDFLEENGLSGDFPVRYHIIPKGGIKRKILNSRLLLSGDAAGFVDAFTGEGLSYAIRSGQLAAEAVADLVMYSQKLSSLKAYESSCRQEFGNYLASSLKLDKIMHRFPETSFKLAVSNREILDKYLDEVVTNRNYKDYVRWLLLNFCLVEPVSKIKSLKLEGTDKD; this is encoded by the coding sequence ATGTACGATCTGATCATAGTAGGGGGAGGACCTTCAGGAGCATCGGCAGGACAGACAGCCGGAAAAAGGGGACTTTCAACCCTCTTAATCGAGAAAGAAAATTTCCCAAGGTATAAGCCCTGTGGAGGGGCTATTTCTTCTTATTGTTTATCTTGCCTGGATTTCGAGCTCCCTGAGTCCATAATTGAGAGAAATATCCCAAAGGTAAGAGTTCACTTCAGAGACCGATTTGTAGAAGGAATGAAAGAAAATAACCTGGCTCTGCTGGTTTCCAGAAAAGTCTTTGATAACTTTTTGCTTGACAAAGCCAGGGAGACCGGAATTGAGGTCCATACCGAAGAAGAGGTTCTTGACCTGGTTGAAAAAGAAGATTGCGTTGAAGTCAGAACCACAGATAATACCTATCTGGGGAGGTTCGTTCTTATTTCAGAAGGTTCGGGTGGAACCCTTAAGTACAAAGTAAGGCCGAAAGATAAAAAAACAGGATATGGACTGGGACTGGTTTCGGAAATTCCCGATGACGATGAAGCAATAAGGAACCGGTTTCCGGATACTATAGAGATTCATTTCGGGGTTGCACATGGAGGTTATGGCTGGATCTTTCCCCATGACGGATATTATTCCGTAGGAATTATAGGGACAGCCCAATATCTTGAGCATCCGAAAAAAATACTGCTGGATTTTCTGGAGGAAAACGGCTTATCAGGGGACTTTCCGGTTCGCTACCATATTATCCCCAAAGGCGGGATAAAAAGAAAAATCCTCAATTCAAGGCTGCTTCTGAGTGGGGATGCTGCCGGATTTGTAGATGCTTTCACAGGAGAAGGTCTTTCATATGCAATCAGGTCAGGGCAGCTTGCTGCGGAGGCCGTTGCAGACCTTGTCATGTACAGCCAGAAGTTAAGTAGCCTTAAAGCCTATGAATCCAGTTGCAGGCAGGAATTCGGGAATTATCTTGCCAGTTCTCTTAAATTGGATAAAATAATGCATCGTTTTCCTGAGACCTCTTTCAAACTGGCTGTTAGCAACAGGGAGATCCTGGATAAGTACCTGGATGAGGTGGTAACCAATAGAAATTACAAAGATTATGTCCGCTGGTTACTGTTGAACTTCTGCCTGGTCGAACCTGTCTCCAAAATAAAGTCTCTTAAACTGGAAGGAACTGATAAGGACTGA